A stretch of Fusobacterium periodonticum ATCC 33693 DNA encodes these proteins:
- the glgD gene encoding glucose-1-phosphate adenylyltransferase subunit GlgD encodes MIRNYMAIIYLGDNKQNISPLTKVRSLASIPVGGSYRIIDFALSNVVNSGIRNVALFCGNEELNSLTDHIGMGAEWDLARKKDGIFIFKRMLDDDFSLNQSRISKNMEYFFRSTQDHIVALNGHMVCNLDISDLIEKHKESGKEITMVYKKVKKANEHFNNCSSVKIDENNRVIGIGQNLFFREEENISLDAFVLSKELMLKLLIDSIQEGKYNILSEIIARKLPSLNVNAYEFKGYLQCINSTKEYFNFNMNILKKEIREDVFGLKSGRRILTKVKDTPPTIFKETAEVENSLISNGCIIEGKVINSVLSRGTIVEKDVVLEECVILQDCHIKAGSHLKNVIVDKNNIIHENEKLSASEEYPLVIEKGMKWNTKEYQDLMDYIKNK; translated from the coding sequence ATGATAAGAAATTATATGGCAATAATTTATTTAGGAGATAACAAACAAAATATAAGTCCTTTAACAAAAGTTAGATCTTTGGCGTCAATTCCTGTTGGAGGGTCATATAGAATAATAGATTTTGCATTATCAAATGTTGTAAATTCTGGTATAAGAAATGTAGCTTTATTCTGTGGAAATGAAGAGCTAAATTCATTGACTGATCACATTGGTATGGGAGCAGAATGGGATTTAGCAAGAAAAAAAGATGGTATTTTTATTTTCAAAAGAATGCTAGATGATGATTTTTCTTTAAATCAATCAAGAATTAGTAAAAATATGGAATACTTTTTTAGAAGTACTCAAGATCATATAGTTGCTTTAAATGGACATATGGTATGTAATTTAGATATTTCGGATTTAATTGAAAAGCATAAAGAATCTGGAAAAGAAATAACTATGGTCTATAAAAAAGTAAAAAAGGCCAATGAACATTTTAATAATTGTTCATCTGTAAAGATTGATGAAAATAATCGTGTTATAGGAATAGGTCAAAATTTATTTTTTAGAGAAGAGGAAAATATTTCTTTAGATGCCTTTGTATTAAGCAAAGAGCTTATGTTAAAATTATTGATAGATAGTATACAAGAAGGAAAATATAATATTTTGTCAGAAATAATTGCTAGAAAATTACCTTCTTTAAATGTTAATGCTTATGAATTTAAAGGTTATTTACAATGTATAAATTCAACTAAAGAATACTTTAATTTCAATATGAATATATTGAAAAAAGAAATAAGAGAAGATGTTTTTGGTTTAAAGAGTGGAAGAAGGATTCTAACTAAGGTTAAGGACACACCTCCTACTATTTTCAAAGAAACAGCTGAAGTAGAAAATTCACTAATTTCAAATGGATGTATTATAGAAGGTAAGGTAATAAATAGTGTACTATCAAGAGGTACTATAGTAGAAAAAGATGTTGTTTTAGAGGAATGTGTAATCTTACAAGATTGTCATATTAAGGCTGGTTCTCATTTAAAAAATGTAATAGTTGATAAAAATAATATTATCCATGAAAATGAAAAACTATCAGCTTCAGAAGAATATCCATTGGTTATAGAAAAAGGTATGAAGTGGAATACAAAGGAATATCAAGATTTGATGGATTATATTAAGAATAAATAA
- a CDS encoding glucose-1-phosphate adenylyltransferase, which yields MKRKKMIAMILAGGQGSRLKELTEDLAKPAVAFGGKYRIIDFTLTNCSHSGIDTVGVLTQYEPHILNNHIGRGSPWDLDRMDGGVTVLQPHTRKNDEKGWYKGTANAIYQNIKFIEEYNPEYVLILSGDHIYKMNYDKMLQYHIEKKADVTIGVFRVPLKDAPSFGIMNTRDDMTIYEFEEKPKEPKSDLASMGIYIFKWSELKKYLEEDEHNPNSDNDFGKNIIPNMLNDGKKLVAYPFEGYWRDVGTIQSFWDAHMDLLSENNELDLFDKNWRINTRQGIYTPSYFEKGSKIKNSLIDKGCLVEGEIEHSVVFSGVKIGKNSKIIDSIIMADTEIGDNVIICKAIIANDVKIADNVVLGDGKEIAVVGEKKVIEK from the coding sequence ATGAAAAGAAAAAAAATGATCGCTATGATATTAGCTGGAGGGCAAGGAAGTCGTCTAAAAGAATTAACTGAAGACCTTGCAAAACCTGCAGTAGCATTTGGAGGAAAATATCGTATAATAGATTTCACTTTGACAAACTGTTCTCATTCTGGAATAGATACTGTTGGAGTATTGACTCAATATGAACCTCATATATTAAATAATCATATAGGAAGAGGATCACCTTGGGATCTAGATAGAATGGATGGTGGAGTTACAGTATTACAACCTCATACTAGAAAAAATGATGAAAAAGGTTGGTACAAAGGAACAGCTAATGCTATCTATCAAAATATAAAATTTATTGAAGAATATAATCCTGAATATGTTTTAATTTTATCTGGAGATCATATATACAAAATGAATTATGATAAGATGTTACAATATCATATTGAAAAAAAGGCAGATGTAACTATAGGAGTCTTTAGAGTTCCTCTAAAAGATGCTCCAAGTTTTGGTATCATGAATACAAGAGATGACATGACTATATATGAATTCGAGGAAAAACCTAAAGAACCAAAGAGCGATTTAGCTTCAATGGGTATATATATCTTTAAATGGTCAGAATTGAAAAAATACTTGGAAGAAGATGAACATAACCCAAATTCTGATAATGACTTTGGTAAAAATATAATACCTAATATGCTTAATGATGGTAAAAAATTGGTTGCGTATCCATTTGAAGGTTATTGGAGAGATGTTGGAACTATTCAAAGTTTCTGGGATGCACATATGGACTTATTATCAGAAAATAATGAACTTGATCTTTTTGATAAAAATTGGAGAATAAATACAAGACAAGGTATATATACTCCTTCATACTTTGAAAAAGGATCTAAAATAAAAAATAGTTTAATAGACAAGGGTTGCCTTGTTGAAGGAGAAATTGAACACTCAGTTGTGTTCTCAGGAGTAAAGATAGGGAAAAATTCAAAAATCATAGATTCCATTATAATGGCCGATACAGAAATAGGAGATAATGTAATTATTTGTAAAGCTATTATTGCAAATGATGTAAAAATAGCTGATAATGTGGTTCTTGGTGATGGAAAAGAGATAGCTGTTGTAGGGGAGAAAAAAGTTATAGAAAAATAG
- the glgB gene encoding 1,4-alpha-glucan branching protein GlgB — translation MSGQMEHYLFHRGEYRQAYEYFGAHPNRSSTIFRIWAPTAKSVAVVGDFNNWNAREEDYCQKITNEGIWEVEIKKVKKGAIYKFQIETSWGQKILKADPYAFYSELRPQTASVVNGISKFRWADKKWLNNREIGYAKPINIYEVHLGSWKKKEDGTYYNYREIAELLVEYMLEMNYTHIEIMPITEYPFDGSWGYQATGYYSVTSRYGTPEDFMYFVNYFHKNNLGVILDWVPGHFCKDAHGLYRFDGSACYEYEDQNLGENEWGTANFNVARNEVRSFLVSNLYFWIREFHIDGVRMDAISNMIYHKDGVSENRASIEFLQYLNQSLHENHPDIMLVAEDSSAWPLVTKYQADGGLGFDFKWNMGWMNDTLKYIEQDPFFRKSHHGKLTFSFMYAFSENFILPLSHDEIVHGKNAILNKMPGYYEDKLAHVKNLYSYQMAHPGKKLNFMGNEFVQGLEWRYYEQLEWQLLKDNKGSKDIQKYVKALNTLYLEEKALWHDGQNAFEWIEHENIDENMLIFLRKNPDTDDFIIAVFNFSGKDHDKYPVGVNLEGEYECILDSNEKRFGGSYQGRKKIYKTIKKVWHNRGQCIEVKIAKNSTIFLKHKMGNKED, via the coding sequence ATGTCTGGACAAATGGAACATTATTTATTTCATCGCGGAGAGTACAGACAAGCCTATGAATATTTTGGAGCACATCCAAATAGAAGTTCAACAATATTTCGTATTTGGGCTCCAACAGCAAAGTCAGTGGCTGTTGTTGGCGATTTTAATAATTGGAATGCTAGAGAAGAAGATTATTGTCAAAAAATAACTAATGAAGGTATATGGGAAGTTGAAATAAAAAAAGTAAAAAAAGGTGCTATATATAAATTTCAAATAGAAACTTCTTGGGGACAAAAAATATTGAAAGCAGATCCTTATGCTTTTTATTCAGAGCTCAGACCTCAAACAGCCTCTGTAGTTAATGGAATATCAAAATTTCGTTGGGCAGATAAAAAATGGCTAAACAATAGAGAGATAGGTTATGCTAAACCAATTAATATATATGAAGTTCACCTTGGTTCATGGAAGAAAAAAGAAGATGGAACTTATTATAATTATAGAGAGATTGCAGAGTTATTGGTTGAATATATGTTAGAAATGAACTATACTCACATTGAAATTATGCCAATAACAGAATATCCTTTTGATGGTTCTTGGGGTTATCAAGCTACAGGATACTATTCAGTAACTAGCCGTTATGGAACTCCAGAAGATTTTATGTATTTTGTAAATTATTTCCATAAGAATAATTTAGGAGTAATACTTGATTGGGTTCCAGGTCATTTCTGTAAAGATGCACATGGACTATATCGTTTTGATGGTAGTGCTTGTTATGAATATGAAGATCAAAATCTTGGTGAAAATGAATGGGGTACTGCAAACTTTAATGTAGCAAGAAATGAAGTTAGAAGTTTTTTAGTGTCCAATCTATATTTTTGGATAAGAGAATTCCATATAGATGGAGTAAGAATGGATGCAATATCTAATATGATTTATCATAAAGATGGAGTTAGTGAAAATAGAGCTTCTATTGAATTTTTACAATATTTAAATCAAAGTTTACATGAAAATCATCCAGACATTATGTTAGTGGCAGAAGATTCTTCAGCTTGGCCTCTAGTTACAAAGTATCAAGCTGATGGTGGACTTGGATTTGATTTTAAATGGAATATGGGTTGGATGAACGATACTTTAAAATATATAGAACAAGATCCATTTTTTAGAAAGTCACATCATGGAAAATTAACATTTTCTTTTATGTATGCTTTTTCAGAAAATTTTATATTACCACTGTCACATGATGAAATAGTTCATGGCAAAAATGCTATTTTAAATAAGATGCCTGGCTATTATGAAGATAAATTAGCTCATGTTAAAAATCTATATTCTTATCAAATGGCACATCCTGGAAAAAAATTAAATTTCATGGGAAATGAGTTTGTACAAGGCTTAGAATGGAGATATTATGAGCAACTTGAATGGCAACTTTTAAAAGATAATAAAGGATCAAAAGATATACAAAAATATGTAAAAGCTTTAAATACTTTATACTTGGAAGAAAAAGCACTTTGGCATGATGGACAAAATGCTTTTGAATGGATAGAACATGAAAACATAGATGAAAATATGTTGATATTTTTAAGAAAAAATCCTGATACAGATGATTTTATAATAGCTGTATTTAATTTCTCTGGAAAAGACCATGATAAATATCCTGTAGGAGTCAATCTAGAAGGCGAATATGAATGTATTTTAGATAGTAATGAAAAAAGATTTGGAGGTTCTTATCAAGGAAGAAAAAAAATCTACAAAACTATAAAAAAAGTTTGGCACAATAGAGGACAATGTATAGAAGTAAAAATTGCTAAAAATTCAACTATATTTTTAAAACATAAGATGGGAAATAAGGAGGATTAG
- a CDS encoding glycogen synthase, protein MKILFATGEAFPFIKTGGLGDVSYSLPKALVQKEKLDVRVILPKYSKISNELLKDARHLGHKEIWVAHHNEYVGIEEVELEGVIYYFVDNERYFRRLNVYGEYDDCERFLFFSKAVVETMDITDFKPDIIHCNDWQTGLIPIYLKERGIYDVKTVFSIHNLRFQGFFFNNVIEDLLEIDRAKYFQDDGIRYYDMISFLKAGVVYSDYITTVSASYAEEIKTPEFGEGIHGLFQKYDYKLSGIVNGIDKSSYPLSKKSHKTLKANLQAKLGLEIEEATPLVAIITRLDRQKGIDFIIDKFDEMMSLGIQFVLLGTGEKNYENFFRYKESQYRGYVCSYIGFDQALSTEIYAGADIFLMPSVFEPCGLSQMIAMRYGCIPVVRETGGLKDTVKPYNEYTGEGDGFGFKQANGEDMVKALRYAVTMYRRPEVWKEIIANAKKRDNSWKEPAKRYKEIYQKLLEN, encoded by the coding sequence ATGAAAATTCTTTTTGCAACAGGGGAAGCATTTCCCTTTATAAAAACAGGAGGCTTAGGAGATGTATCTTATTCTCTTCCCAAAGCTTTAGTACAAAAAGAAAAACTAGATGTGAGAGTTATTTTACCTAAATATAGCAAGATTTCAAATGAACTTTTAAAAGATGCTAGGCATTTAGGACACAAAGAAATTTGGGTTGCTCATCACAATGAATATGTAGGAATTGAAGAAGTTGAATTGGAAGGAGTTATTTACTATTTTGTAGATAATGAAAGATATTTCAGAAGACTTAATGTCTATGGTGAATATGATGACTGTGAAAGATTCTTATTCTTTTCTAAAGCAGTTGTTGAAACTATGGACATAACAGATTTTAAACCTGATATAATTCACTGTAATGACTGGCAAACAGGACTTATACCAATATATCTAAAAGAAAGAGGAATATATGATGTGAAAACTGTTTTCAGTATACATAATTTAAGATTCCAAGGATTTTTCTTTAATAATGTAATTGAAGATTTACTTGAAATAGATAGAGCTAAATATTTCCAAGATGATGGAATAAGATACTATGATATGATTTCATTCTTAAAAGCTGGTGTTGTATACTCTGATTATATCACAACAGTAAGTGCTAGTTATGCAGAAGAAATAAAAACTCCTGAATTTGGTGAAGGAATTCATGGTTTATTTCAAAAGTATGACTATAAATTATCAGGTATAGTAAATGGAATAGATAAGTCTTCGTATCCATTATCTAAGAAATCTCATAAAACTTTAAAAGCTAATTTACAAGCTAAATTAGGTCTAGAAATTGAAGAAGCTACTCCTTTAGTTGCTATTATAACACGTTTAGATAGACAAAAAGGAATAGATTTTATCATTGATAAATTTGATGAGATGATGAGTTTAGGAATACAATTTGTTCTATTAGGAACAGGAGAAAAGAATTATGAAAATTTCTTTAGATACAAAGAAAGTCAATATAGAGGCTATGTATGTTCATACATAGGTTTTGATCAAGCACTATCTACTGAAATTTATGCTGGAGCTGATATATTCTTGATGCCTTCAGTTTTTGAACCATGTGGACTATCTCAAATGATAGCAATGAGATATGGTTGTATTCCTGTAGTAAGAGAAACAGGAGGTTTAAAAGATACTGTTAAACCATACAATGAATATACAGGAGAAGGAGATGGTTTTGGCTTTAAACAAGCTAATGGTGAAGATATGGTAAAGGCATTAAGATATGCTGTTACTATGTATCGTAGACCAGAAGTATGGAAAGAAATTATTGCCAATGCAAAGAAAAGAGATAATTCTTGGAAAGAGCCTGCTAAGAGATATAAGGAAATATATCAAAAATTATTAGAAAATTAA
- a CDS encoding DUF1456 family protein, which produces MTNNDFLRRLRYALNLRDNVTVQIFKKGGLTVTKEDVVNYLKKDIDEGFKKLSNNDLIAFLDGLIIFKRGEKKDASPSPQIKITKNNLNNVLLRKLRIALAFKSYDMIEVFKLGGVEISEAELNALFRSEDHRNYKECGDKYIRVFLKGLIEYCRD; this is translated from the coding sequence ATGACCAACAATGATTTTTTAAGAAGACTTAGATATGCACTAAATTTAAGAGATAATGTTACAGTGCAAATTTTTAAAAAAGGTGGATTAACTGTTACAAAAGAAGATGTAGTTAACTATCTAAAAAAAGATATTGATGAAGGTTTTAAAAAATTATCTAACAATGATTTAATAGCTTTTTTAGATGGATTAATTATTTTTAAAAGGGGAGAAAAAAAGGATGCAAGCCCCAGTCCTCAAATAAAAATTACAAAGAATAATTTAAATAATGTCTTACTTAGAAAATTGAGAATAGCTCTTGCTTTTAAAAGTTATGATATGATAGAAGTATTTAAACTTGGTGGTGTAGAAATTTCTGAAGCAGAATTAAATGCACTTTTTAGAAGTGAAGATCATAGAAATTACAAAGAATGTGGAGATAAATACATAAGAGTATTCTTAAAAGGACTAATAGAATATTGTAGAGATTAA
- a CDS encoding ATP-dependent DNA helicase, giving the protein MDIKERFSEKSLQTIKEYLIENDNKSIIFKATFDENEVIQEPFFLSLYKKKTFEETLTKVKRDEVVIRITKPNQLYPNDLELELSEELFNRRNIAYCLLSSDLDDFYFIQDIDRTNLEKIDIENYFSEDGILVNEIKGFEHRHEQEEMAKNIQKAINDNRKIIVEAGTGTGKTLAYLIPAIKWAIANKKKVIIATNTINLQEQLLLKDIPLAKSVIKDEFSYALVKGRTNYLCKRLFTELSLGKSVDIETFSMEAREQIEYILKWGNKTKTGDKAELPFEVYPDVWELVQSTTELCLGKKCPFRKECFHMKTRMKKMEADILISNHHVFFSDLNVRAETDFDSEYLILPRYDMVIFDEAHNIESVARSYFSVEVSKISFTRLLHRIYQKKSKKKKEKSALTRVEETIDEKYLEKTGDYLELLKNMKSEIYSLQTIGDEYFDEIRRMFETNTEAPIRKSLNNFEMTKSNFLENLRAKKEFFQAKLAEFLNLMMAFNNVIDEEKDKNPEVINFNNHLKIFKKYIDSFKFINNFSDDDYVYWLDINSKRTNVVLTATPLNIAQKLSSVLFENLNRLVFASATIMANGNFEYFKKSLGLDEEECMECFIESPFDYENQMSVYIPADIQDSENLNAFITDASKFILDILKKTKGKAFILFTSYTMLNQIYYSLVNKLKNSNFEIFLHGEKPRSQLIKEFKEAKNPVLFGTTSFWEGVDVQGENLSNVIITKLPFLVPTDPIVSAISKKIEESGGNSFSDFQLPEAIIKFKQGVGRLIRKKTDRGNVFILDSRVIKKKYGSAFIKALPSQKNIKILEKDDIIKEIE; this is encoded by the coding sequence ATGGATATAAAAGAAAGATTTTCAGAAAAGAGCTTGCAAACAATAAAAGAATATTTAATAGAAAATGACAATAAATCAATTATTTTTAAAGCAACTTTTGATGAAAATGAAGTTATTCAAGAGCCATTTTTTTTATCACTATATAAAAAGAAAACTTTTGAAGAAACTTTGACAAAAGTAAAAAGAGATGAAGTTGTCATAAGAATAACAAAGCCTAATCAACTATATCCAAATGATTTAGAATTGGAGCTTTCAGAAGAGTTATTCAACAGAAGAAATATAGCTTATTGTTTACTTAGTTCAGATTTAGATGACTTTTACTTTATTCAAGATATAGATAGAACAAATTTAGAAAAAATAGATATAGAAAACTATTTTTCTGAAGATGGTATTTTGGTAAATGAAATAAAAGGCTTTGAGCATAGACATGAGCAAGAAGAGATGGCTAAAAATATTCAAAAGGCTATAAATGATAATAGAAAAATAATAGTTGAAGCAGGTACAGGTACAGGAAAAACATTGGCATATTTAATACCTGCTATCAAGTGGGCCATTGCTAACAAGAAAAAAGTTATTATAGCTACTAATACTATAAATTTACAGGAACAACTACTATTAAAAGATATTCCCTTAGCTAAATCAGTAATAAAAGATGAATTTTCTTATGCTTTAGTAAAAGGTAGAACTAATTATCTTTGTAAAAGACTTTTTACTGAATTATCTCTTGGCAAAAGTGTAGATATAGAGACTTTTTCTATGGAGGCTAGAGAGCAAATAGAATATATTCTAAAATGGGGAAATAAAACTAAAACTGGGGATAAAGCAGAACTTCCTTTTGAAGTTTATCCTGATGTTTGGGAGTTAGTACAAAGTACAACAGAGTTATGTTTAGGGAAAAAATGCCCTTTTAGAAAAGAGTGTTTTCATATGAAAACAAGAATGAAAAAGATGGAAGCTGATATATTAATATCAAATCATCATGTATTCTTTTCTGATTTGAATGTGAGAGCTGAAACTGATTTTGATTCAGAGTACTTAATACTTCCTAGATATGATATGGTTATCTTTGATGAAGCTCATAATATAGAGTCAGTTGCTAGAAGTTATTTTTCTGTAGAAGTATCTAAAATTTCATTTACAAGACTTCTACATAGAATTTATCAAAAGAAAAGTAAAAAGAAAAAAGAGAAATCAGCTCTTACAAGAGTTGAAGAAACTATAGATGAAAAGTATTTAGAAAAAACTGGGGATTATTTAGAACTTTTAAAGAATATGAAATCAGAAATTTATAGTTTACAAACTATAGGAGATGAATATTTTGATGAAATCAGAAGAATGTTTGAAACAAATACTGAAGCTCCAATAAGAAAAAGTTTAAATAATTTTGAAATGACTAAGTCTAATTTCTTAGAAAATTTAAGAGCTAAAAAAGAATTTTTTCAAGCTAAACTTGCTGAATTTTTAAATTTAATGATGGCTTTTAATAATGTTATTGATGAAGAAAAAGACAAGAATCCTGAGGTAATAAATTTCAATAATCACTTGAAAATATTTAAAAAATATATAGATAGTTTTAAATTTATAAATAATTTTTCAGATGATGATTATGTTTATTGGCTTGATATAAATTCTAAAAGAACAAATGTGGTACTTACAGCAACACCTTTGAATATTGCACAGAAGTTAAGTTCAGTTCTTTTTGAAAACTTGAATAGATTGGTTTTTGCCTCAGCAACTATAATGGCAAATGGAAATTTTGAATATTTTAAAAAGTCTTTAGGTTTAGATGAAGAAGAATGTATGGAATGTTTTATAGAGTCACCATTTGATTACGAAAATCAGATGTCTGTATACATACCAGCTGATATACAAGATTCAGAAAATCTAAATGCTTTTATTACAGATGCAAGTAAGTTTATTTTAGATATTTTGAAGAAAACAAAAGGAAAAGCATTTATATTATTTACATCTTATACTATGCTAAATCAAATTTATTATTCTCTTGTAAATAAATTAAAAAATAGTAATTTCGAGATATTTTTACATGGTGAAAAGCCAAGAAGTCAACTGATAAAAGAATTCAAGGAAGCAAAAAATCCTGTGCTATTTGGAACTACTTCTTTCTGGGAAGGTGTTGATGTACAGGGAGAGAATTTAAGTAATGTCATTATAACTAAGTTACCTTTCCTTGTTCCAACAGATCCTATAGTTTCAGCTATAAGTAAAAAAATTGAAGAGTCTGGAGGAAATTCTTTCTCAGATTTTCAATTACCTGAAGCAATAATTAAGTTTAAACAAGGTGTTGGAAGATTGATTAGAAAAAAAACAGACAGAGGAAATGTTTTTATTTTAGATAGTAGAGTTATAAAGAAAAAATATGGTTCAGCCTTTATAAAAGCTTTACCTAGTCAAAAAAATATAAAAATATTAGAAAAAGATGATATAATAAAAGAAATTGAATGA
- a CDS encoding HD family phosphohydrolase — MKKFTIFGFKFLFEVKKKDNSDEERYSDIYFLKEKVFYLILALFLITISAKIPILFRNNNYMIGDVVKSDIYSPKTIVFRDKIGKDKVIQDMINQLDKDYIYSSDAADIYTNEFDNFHKEIIAIKKGNLQTFDYSGFERKMGKAMPETLVKKILAEDEDKINSTFEKLSEHLKNAYTAGIYKEKNSIRINEPVKTEIDNLDSFEREIINYFLIPNYIYDEAKTKSTINEKVSQINDQYIEIKAGTLIAKTGEILTERKIDILDKLGIYNYKRSILIIALNVIFLLVISSVFNVVTMRFYSKDVLEKQKYRAVILLVIATLLIFRIVPDSMIYLVPIDTMLLLLMFIVRPRFSIFLTMMLISYLLPITDYDLKYFTMQSIAILATGFLSKNIGTRSSVIAIGIQLAIMKILLYLILSFFSMEESFGVALNTIKLFVSGLFSGMFAIALLPYFERTFNVLTVFRLIELADLSQPLLRKLSIEAPGTFQHSMMVATLSENAVIEIGGDPIFTRVACYYHDIGKTKRPQYYVENQSDGKNLHNNISPFMSKMIILAHTKEGAEMGKKYKIPKEIRDIMFEHQGTTLLAYFYNKAKEIDPNVQEEEFRYSGPRPQTKESAVILLADSIEAAVRSLDVKDPIKVEEMVRRIVNAKIADNQLSDANITFKEIEIIINSFLKTFGAIYHERIKYPGQK, encoded by the coding sequence ATGAAAAAATTTACTATATTTGGATTTAAGTTTCTTTTTGAAGTAAAGAAAAAAGATAATTCAGATGAAGAGAGATACTCTGATATTTATTTTTTAAAGGAAAAGGTATTTTACCTAATTTTAGCACTATTTTTAATAACTATTTCAGCTAAAATTCCTATACTTTTTAGAAACAATAACTATATGATAGGTGATGTTGTAAAATCTGATATATATTCTCCAAAAACTATAGTTTTTAGAGATAAAATTGGAAAAGATAAAGTTATTCAAGATATGATAAATCAGTTGGATAAAGATTATATTTATTCAAGTGATGCTGCTGATATCTACACTAATGAATTTGATAACTTTCATAAAGAAATCATAGCTATTAAAAAAGGAAATTTACAAACTTTTGATTATAGTGGTTTTGAAAGAAAAATGGGAAAAGCTATGCCAGAAACCCTAGTAAAAAAAATATTAGCAGAAGATGAAGATAAAATTAACAGTACCTTTGAGAAATTATCAGAGCATTTAAAAAATGCTTATACAGCAGGTATATATAAGGAAAAAAACTCTATTCGTATCAATGAACCTGTAAAGACTGAAATAGATAATTTAGATTCTTTTGAAAGAGAGATAATAAATTATTTCTTAATTCCAAATTATATTTATGATGAAGCTAAAACTAAGAGTACTATCAATGAAAAAGTTTCTCAAATAAATGATCAATACATTGAAATTAAGGCAGGAACTTTAATTGCTAAGACAGGAGAGATTTTAACTGAAAGAAAAATAGATATTTTAGATAAATTAGGTATCTATAATTATAAGAGAAGTATTTTGATAATTGCATTGAATGTTATATTTTTATTGGTTATTTCAAGTGTATTTAATGTAGTTACAATGAGATTTTATAGTAAAGATGTATTGGAAAAACAAAAATATAGAGCTGTCATACTTTTAGTAATAGCAACTTTATTGATATTTAGAATAGTTCCTGACTCTATGATATATCTAGTACCTATAGATACAATGTTGTTACTTTTAATGTTTATAGTACGTCCTAGATTTAGTATATTCTTAACTATGATGCTTATCTCTTATCTACTACCTATAACTGATTATGATTTAAAATACTTTACTATGCAATCTATAGCAATTTTAGCAACAGGATTTTTAAGTAAAAATATAGGAACTCGTTCTTCAGTTATAGCCATAGGAATACAATTAGCTATAATGAAGATTTTACTATATTTAATTTTAAGTTTCTTTTCAATGGAAGAAAGCTTTGGAGTAGCTTTAAATACTATTAAATTATTTGTTTCAGGTTTGTTCTCAGGAATGTTTGCTATAGCATTATTGCCATATTTTGAAAGAACCTTCAATGTTTTAACAGTATTTAGACTTATTGAACTTGCAGACTTATCTCAACCACTGTTGAGAAAATTATCTATAGAAGCTCCAGGAACTTTTCAGCACTCAATGATGGTAGCAACTCTATCAGAAAATGCTGTTATTGAAATTGGAGGAGATCCAATATTTACTCGTGTTGCTTGTTATTATCATGATATAGGAAAAACTAAAAGACCACAGTATTATGTAGAAAATCAAAGTGATGGTAAAAATTTACATAATAACATCTCTCCTTTTATGAGTAAGATGATAATTTTAGCTCACACTAAAGAGGGAGCTGAAATGGGTAAAAAATATAAAATTCCTAAAGAGATTAGAGATATAATGTTTGAACATCAAGGAACAACATTATTGGCCTATTTCTATAATAAGGCTAAAGAGATAGATCCTAATGTACAAGAAGAAGAATTTAGATATTCAGGACCTAGACCTCAAACTAAAGAATCAGCTGTTATTTTACTGGCAGATTCTATAGAAGCAGCAGTTAGATCTCTTGATGTAAAAGACCCTATTAAAGTTGAAGAAATGGTTAGAAGAATTGTGAATGCTAAGATAGCTGATAATCAACTTTCAGATGCTAATATAACATTTAAAGAAATAGAAATTATTATTAATTCATTCTTAAAAACTTTTGGTGCTATTTATCATGAAAGAATAAAATATCCAGGTCAAAAATAA